aatcctgagGAAAGCAGAGTTAGAGATGACTGCTCTCTATTGGTAAATAGATTAATTGAAAGGTGCACAGAGGCAAACGTTCAACTGTTATAAAACAAACTGGACAATTCtaatacagaatataaaactAGATTTGCCTTCCCAAAACTGCACATCAGAAATAAGGTTTCCAAAAAAGTGACCAAAGaagttttgaataaaaataaaagtaaagctATCAAGGTCTACTGGTATATTATACTATCTAGTTTCCATTTCAGCTTCAGTGATTGCAGAACATTTATagataaagctattttttatttatatgtatatataatatatataaaactattaCATATCTATCATTTATAGTACATAACTtgttaaaaattctgaaaataacacTAGATGAACATGCAAAGAATAACCTCTTAGGTGTTTCAGACtaatttgaatttataaaatgggactttttaaaagaagttaatTTACTTAAATACACTAAAAACCTCAACTTGAGCCTAGCCTACAAGTTATTAGGTAACAAGATTTTTTCCAGCACCTTCCTAAGATCTATAAAAGTCTACAGTTGAAGTAAGAGACTGTTTATTACCTTAAAGCTGTTTAGTAGCACTTACCCGGTACATCCCATGATTTCTGGTCCATCAAAGGAGAAGGGATCAGAATCATCTGGCTCTGACCTCATTCTATATGTCTTTGTCAACACTTCATTTGTGAAATAGTCATTTGGTTCAAAGTGAAATTCTAATGTGAAGCTCTTAAAAAGAATTGCAGAGACAACATTAGTAATTTAGCAACATATACCTTTACCTTCTAAATACttaacaaccaaacaaaaaacatgcatgCAACAGAACATATCCATCTCTACTAATATTGAAGTGGTACACACAACTTATTCTAGAATTTGCTGCCCAAGTTGTGCAAGAAATATCCAAACGTTTTCATTTAATCCATTGATCTTGTGCTTTTTACTTATTACACTGCTTGCAGCAATGACACACGATCTCCTGATGTACAGATTTCCTGGTGCCATGTTACAGAGACAgcttataaatttaaaatattaaagcttAGCAAGCTATTTGCTCTCTGACAAGGAAGTTATATACAATAGTTATACAAAAAGCACctgaaaacattgaaatttaaaaagttaaacttAGTCAAACACTAAGGCCAAGTTATTAACTCATCTGAATCTGAAGGGTAagttaaatatgaatttatatatTACTTCACAGCTAGCACTCAACCTTGTACTGTTTTTCTTAGGACAAGAAGTTGTACATTTCTCAAGACTGCCATAAGACAATTTCTTATCACAGGCCATGTTATTGATATACACATGAGGTTTAATATAACAATCTTGTTCAGTAGGTTAAACTAACCATAGGCTGTCcaacttctgaaaatttcacttttatatCTTTTAAGTGTTTCAGGATAGGTTCATCATGCtcctgcaaacaaaaaaaccaattATTCAACTTTCATAAGATGAAATTGTACAGATGCAGAGATAAAAAGCTGTATTTAGAGTGAGTGATCCTTGGCAAGAACCTCCTTACAACTGGGAAACATTTTCCACGTACATGACCAGCAGgtggcaacagcagcagcacagaatttCTGCTGCATTACACAGCCTGAAtcccatgaaaataaaatacagcttttagcAACATGTTTCACGCACACATTCCTATATATTTAGGAAGTGCATTAGTAAGGTAAAATTACAAGTTCAACAAATAAGAACACAGCAAGAAGGTATTTCAGAATGCTCTCTGCTTTGAGTCAAAGTCCCAGAGATGACATCCAAGTattcacttcattttcactCTCAGACATGTAAAGTATTGTACTGTTCCTACTCCTTCCTTAAAGAGCACACTTAGATTATGTACTTAAGCAACCTCAAGGCAACCAGGGCTACCACCTACCTGAACCATATCACTGAGCAAGTCCACGTTCTTGAATACCGTCAGCCAAAATTCAGGAATTCCTTTAgggtcttctttttcttcatcttttttttcttcttcaagcttggctttctctttcatttcctccttGATAGAATAAAAGTGtcagttttctaaattttaaaagcataaccCACCAGGCTTGTTAACTGTGTTATGCAGTACAGCTAACAGCACAGATTAAGTTTCATGTGCCTGCTTTAAGCAATCaattatgaattattattaaaagcaatcattttgaagtttttttaaaagaaaactttttattgtATTGAAACTTGTTTCATGCTAAAGCTTGAGATATTGATGAGAACTGATTATAATACTCActgaaatttcttcttcaaCATCTGCTTTCCATTCACATTCTTCCTCTGTAGGTTCATAGATTGCATTGATGATTTCACTCCGCTGAAAAATTTGACCAAGAATATTTTCGTGTTCTAGCTATTGCAGTCATCAATATCCTAACTAATAAATTGCTCATCCTAATTTCATACAACGTATTAACTACTTATCAAAACTTTTCCTGGCCCTAGAAAGGCTCATCAGTTACcagcttttcaaataaatttcacTAAAATAAGCACAAGAATTCCAGAAAGGCTACTACATCACCTAACATCTGTTACATTAACAGGATGAGACCTAATATACCAAAGTAATTCTGTTAATCATGGAACAGACTGAGCCTTTCTCCCCCTTAACCTTAGTGATGTTCACATGAATGGTAAAATAGTGTCAGCTCAAATGAATGGGCACATATAAGACCAAAGTAATTCAGAACATGGATAAGCTTTCAGTTTATGTTCCCTTGTGTTTTAGCTAAAGCTTTTAAGTACAAATCAGATTAGCATTAAAATACCTTGTCAAATAAGGGCTGATAGAGAGcagcatattttctttccagctcGTGAACTTCCTCGTAGAACTTTGCTTCTATCTGTGCACACTGAACTTGAAGATTCTTGAGAGCATTCACACGTCTTTTAACAACCTTAGGCAAGCTGAAAAATTCAGTGACAGAGCTGTTACGAACACTGCATTCTAAGCACATGTTGACCCCTCCTTAAGCAGCCCCCTTAATAACCAACTTGCatcaaaacagatttcacaCTATTTTAAACCTTAAAAAGCTGAACAGATCAAACCTATGACCCATTGTACCATGCAGACAAACTGTTATCACAATCTCTTAAAAACAGGCTTAGCCTGAAAGAGAACCAAAGAATTTCAAATACCTGGGGGAATCATGAGATAGACTTGTATAAAACTTCACGTTAAGCTTTACATTATCGTTGAGCAGCACAGCAAATTTCTAAGATTGAGCATAATTAAGAACCACtaatttgtttggttttatgaaAGTCCAAGACAGTTGAGTTATTACTTCACTAAGGAAGTCAATCTtcaacatttatatttttgtttcatctggGAAAGAAGCTAGGACTACTGTCTTCATATACCCCTTCACTCCCAAAATAAGCCAGAACTGTTTTTCTAAGTGAGCCACTATATTATACACATGTAACAGGAAAGCAATTAATGTAGTCTTCATTGTAAAGAGTTGTCAGCTACAACTCTTAACAGTAGTTTCACTTGTAGTAAATTACACTAAGATACTGTTAGGACAAATTTACCTATGTGAAGGCTATTAGTGACATTCATGGGGTAGATTGCTGACAGCCCCCAGAATATGGCTACAGAAAGTTACCACATTAATTTTCTGTAGTTAAGCAGTTGGTCATGTTATTTAGAACACTGTAGTTAACAGCTGCTTTTTAATTGTTAGTACCAGAGTCAGGTTAGAGTAAGTAACCAGAATATGTTAACTGAGCTAAACAGTGAAAGTTCATATTAATTACTAATGCTATCTGGCCTCTAATTAGGTAGGATATGCATATGTTCTAAGAGAACCTTGttcactttaaaatgtgaaatgcatCTTCCTAATGACTATGCTCAACATGAATATCCTATTTCTGTTTACTAAGACAACATGCAGATAACCAATAAATCAAGATTTCCCTTAACCTCCTGACTTGAGCAAAAGTACATCCTGCTACACACACTACCACAAAAAAAACTTAATCATACATGTTCAAAAAGGGTTGATAACTTTGTTACTATCACATTTTTCTAGAATGTGGTCAGCTTCGCCATTTATTGCATCTTTCACTTCAAGAACACCAGAATGATGTAAAAGCAACTTAGTAGCAAgctcagttcaggaaaaaagtgttaaggaagaaaataattaactaTAGATAAGTCATGCAGTAATCACCCACCTAATGCCACATGCATATATTTAGACTAAGTACTGGTCTTcaaaatttcatattaaaatagcaaaatttcTAAAAGGTAGTGCTATAACATGCAACATACCAATTCCAGTACATcggaacaaatattttaattcctttattaGAGAGTCTAGAATCTTTTGCACGCAccagaaagctgtattttgatACAGTCCATGCCAACTAGACCAAGTTTTACAATTTGTACATCCACTACGTTTATAACGTCCATAAATTCTAGAAAAACTAGATTCATGAAAGAGACAGCtaatacaaaaacagaaaatggagaagcAGACCAAGAAATCTGAACCAGACTACACAAGTACAATAATGGCAAGTAAAACTTGTTGCTTTGAGGCCCtgaacaacctgatctagcatgtggtgtccctgcctatggcagacagttggaactagatgatctgaggtcccttccaacccaagccattcgATGATTCTATGAACACAAGCAACTAGCAAATGTTACAATCACACAAAAATGCAATGTCTAAATAGCAGGAGAGGGAAAACCTGCTCTAGAGAAgtaagtttctttaaaattattgtaGCCAGGCACAGGTGAAGTAGTTATTAGACAACTGCTAAAAATTAGCAGATTCTAAGCCTGAGCAGATAGATGTTTTCCTGGAACACGTTTAGTTTTCCCACCAGCTTATGCACTTAGTTCCTTTACAGCCCACGTAACAGGCTTTTAGGATCCCAGATTCCTGCTGACTTTTGTGCCTCCTCAGTGTCTAGACTCCATATataaacaaactttaaaaatatttacgAAGACATTTAAGATGCACCTGTAAAGCACGGTTAAATCAGCATGCATATGTCGAGAAAGTGCAGAGTAAAGTTGCACACATTTTACGGCTATTTTTATACTGTAAATAACTAAGCATTTGGTACAACGGCAAAGCTAAAATGCTTTAAGAGAATGCCCTACTGTACTTGGAATAGATGAAGTGGTACAGTATCTTAGAGAACAGCTGACTAGAAGAACGCCATGTAAAATACATCAACCTAAGAAGTGAGCACAAGTCATAAGATCAAGGACCTGAAAGAGTAGAAGTTAACTAGCAtctgttgaaaaaaaacaagaaaaataattggatATAGAAAGCCTGTAGTGTAGAGCATCCAGAAAGGACCTGTGTGTCCCCTTTGACTCCATGCTCTTCTGGGGCCTGCATTTATTAGGGTATTGCTGTTAGTTAAGTGTGCTTCTGTTCTATGTTACTATTTCCAACAGAGGAATGTGGTGGAGTAGGagtagcagcagcaaagcctgtTATTCAGTAGCCATCCCAGTTAACATCAATAGCTCTGCAGGAGGCTATCACAGTAAGATAGTTGTGCTTTACAACTCACATGAATATGGTGAAAAGTTCACACACATTataaaaaactgaaaagatcTATCTGTTAAGGCATGagtaaagaaaattttagcAAGCAAGAGAGATTGTTTCAAGGTTGGTTATAACAAGTCCACATCAAGTATTGATACTACATCCCTAATTTTATTAGCTTTCTGGTTACACTGTAACCATAAGATGACCATATATTTGCCCATGTTTCAGATTAAGGCAAACCTACAAAAGACATTccaaagagcaggaaaatacCTGTAAGTGTGCCATTTCACAACTGCAGGGgactgttaaaaatatttggtggctgatacttttttttcttcaaaaaggcTCAAATTAAAAGGCTTCAAATCTGAAATGCACTACAGACTGACTATATTAGTTTCCTGCTATCTAGGCAGAACAACGGTTTATGATTATTAATCCTACAGTGTTCAGAAAGCAAGAGCACCATTTATACCACTCTGTCATACTGAattagaacaaatattttacctttctaTATATCCTGTAGATGTTCCTACCAGACCATCAAGCctttcctgaagagctgcaagAATCTGAGGATTTTGCATCATCTGCACAGTCAACTGCCgagctaaattaaaaaagaaaaaactgtaaATGCAAAGTACATCTTCTGGATTCATCTTGGATTACTATAAAAAAAGCAATAAGTTTGTTATATACACTTGAGAGAAGAAATACAAGCAGAAAAGTATTCCAAACATCTCCATTTGAGAAGCATGGATCAAATCCATCCTATCCTGATCAAAAACCTGGATTAAAATTGCCACTGTTCAGCAAACTGAGCTTCTGCTAAAAGGTCAGGATTTATATAACACTCCTAAAAGCATCAGTTTTGCTTCTACTTGATTGCTTCTACCTCAAACTCATTAGGTAAATGCAAGGTAGTAGAATTCGTGCCGTTAATTTAAGAAGTCAAAAATGGAGTTGGGATTTCCATTCCATTTTagatgaaacaagaaacaagacTTCTTCAGACTTGGATTTGGAACTGTTTTACAGATCCCtgcttacatattttttcttgcaaaataaattattcattagaacattttttaaaggaatagtGTATTAATCCAATCAACTCAGTCTGACATGTTATTGATTACAGAATATCAGTGCTAAGTACTTGATTTCTATTAGTAACCTCTTTAGAAATCATTTTGCCCAAATGGGAAATCTGTTTCAAATTATATGGTAAAAGTACTttttagaaaacacaaattGCTATCTTAAGTGTTCTTATTACCGGTATCAACAGCGACCCTTTTACTTCAGCTCAAAGTCTGTGCCTAAACAACCTGCAGAAATAAGTtcattttaataagaatttattatcacagaatcacacagaattgaagggattggaagggacctcgaaagatcattgggtccaacccccctgccaaagcaggttccttagagcaggctgcccaggtaggcatccagatgggccttgaatatctccagagaaggagaccccacaacctccctgggcagcctgttccagtgctccatcaccctcacagtgaagaagttctttcgcatgttggtgcggaacttcctgtgctccaccttgtggccattaccccttgtcctgtccccacaaaccactgaaaagagggatttggccaaatccctctgtctcctaCACCTCAAGT
This is a stretch of genomic DNA from Cygnus atratus isolate AKBS03 ecotype Queensland, Australia chromosome 1, CAtr_DNAZoo_HiC_assembly, whole genome shotgun sequence. It encodes these proteins:
- the NAP1L1 gene encoding nucleosome assembly protein 1-like 1 isoform X1 codes for the protein MADIDNKEQSELDQQDMEDVEEVEEEEAGEDANSKARQLTVQMMQNPQILAALQERLDGLVGTSTGYIESLPKVVKRRVNALKNLQVQCAQIEAKFYEEVHELERKYAALYQPLFDKRSEIINAIYEPTEEECEWKADVEEEISEEMKEKAKLEEEKKDEEKEDPKGIPEFWLTVFKNVDLLSDMVQEHDEPILKHLKDIKVKFSEVGQPMSFTLEFHFEPNDYFTNEVLTKTYRMRSEPDDSDPFSFDGPEIMGCTGCQIDWKKGKNVTLKTIKKKQKHKGRGTVRTVTKTVSNDSFFNFFSPPEVPESGDLDDDAEAILAADFEIGHFLRERIVPRSVLYFTGEAIEDDDDDYDEEGEEADDEEGEEEADEENDPDYDPKQKDQNPAECKQQ
- the NAP1L1 gene encoding nucleosome assembly protein 1-like 1 isoform X2 produces the protein MADIDNKEQSELDQQDMEDVEEVEEEEAGEDANSKARQLTVQMMQNPQILAALQERLDGLVGTSTGYIESLPKVVKRRVNALKNLQVQCAQIEAKFYEEVHELERKYAALYQPLFDKRSEIINAIYEPTEEECEWKADVEEEISEEMKEKAKLEEEKKDEEKEDPKGIPEFWLTVFKNVDLLSDMVQEHDEPILKHLKDIKVKFSEVGQPMSFTLEFHFEPNDYFTNEVLTKTYRMRSEPDDSDPFSFDGPEIMGCTGCQIDWKKGKNVTLKTIKKKQKHKGRGTVRTVTKTVSNDSFFNFFSPPEVPESGDLDDDAEAILAADFEIGHFLRERIVPRSVLYFTGEAIEDDDDDYDEEGEEADDEEGEEEADEENDPDYDPKKDQNPAECKQQ
- the NAP1L1 gene encoding nucleosome assembly protein 1-like 1 isoform X3 codes for the protein MADIDNKEQSELDQQDMEDVEEVEEEEAGEDANSKARQLTVQMMQNPQILAALQERLDGLVGTSTGYIESLPKVVKRRVNALKNLQVQCAQIEAKFYEEVHELERKYAALYQPLFDKRSEIINAIYEPTEEECEWKADVEEEISEMKEKAKLEEEKKDEEKEDPKGIPEFWLTVFKNVDLLSDMVQEHDEPILKHLKDIKVKFSEVGQPMSFTLEFHFEPNDYFTNEVLTKTYRMRSEPDDSDPFSFDGPEIMGCTGCQIDWKKGKNVTLKTIKKKQKHKGRGTVRTVTKTVSNDSFFNFFSPPEVPESGDLDDDAEAILAADFEIGHFLRERIVPRSVLYFTGEAIEDDDDDYDEEGEEADDEEGEEEADEENDPDYDPKQKDQNPAECKQQ